Proteins from one Arthrobacter sp. Soc17.1.1.1 genomic window:
- a CDS encoding DUF3592 domain-containing protein: MVLRLRTPAAVSEETRSAVVIEFVSAGLTALGLGLLIAALVIRLIYGSWTRTQAITFDHEGHPYLRWHDHRYRIVEALWSGGIRRGRQGAAPSPLPPGEDVTIFYQARNPAQWTLEEPYRGTRVVAVVGLVCAVLGALLGFLPG, translated from the coding sequence GTGGTCCTGAGGCTGCGGACCCCCGCGGCGGTGTCCGAGGAGACACGCTCCGCGGTGGTGATCGAGTTCGTGTCGGCGGGCCTGACGGCGCTCGGACTGGGGCTGCTGATCGCTGCACTCGTCATCCGGCTGATCTACGGGTCGTGGACCCGGACGCAGGCCATCACCTTCGACCACGAGGGGCACCCGTACCTCCGCTGGCACGATCACCGGTACCGGATCGTCGAGGCGCTGTGGTCCGGCGGCATCCGGAGAGGGCGGCAGGGCGCCGCCCCGTCGCCGCTGCCGCCCGGGGAGGACGTCACCATCTTCTACCAGGCGAGGAACCCGGCGCAGTGGACCCTCGAGGAGCCGTACCGGGGCACGCGGGTGGTCGCCGTCGTCGGCCTCGTGTGCGCCGTGCTCGGGGCGCTCCTCGGATTCCTGCCCGGCTGA
- a CDS encoding carbohydrate ABC transporter permease, which produces MTSAIPAKTTTASPAEAGPRLDAGRGNGTKTGRAPKQYSDRTRAERRLGWILAGPAFVIMLLVTLYPILQAIYESLFRFRLTAPDERAFIGLENYLVILSDPVWWSGLWTTVFITVVTVLVELVLGFALALVMHKALKSVRGLLRTAILVPYGIITVVSAFAWFYAFDINSGYVNSWFAWLPGIDENLNWFAQGGTALFVIMASEIWKTTPFISLLLLAGLAQVPDELSEAAKVDGATWWEQMRKVIIPNMKAAIMVAVLFRALDAFRIFDNVFIMTNGAYGTEVLSLLAYRQSISRLEIGLGSAVSVLLFLCVLLICFVAIKLFKVDLAGTQGGR; this is translated from the coding sequence GTGACCTCCGCCATCCCAGCGAAGACGACGACGGCGTCGCCCGCAGAAGCCGGACCGCGCCTCGACGCGGGCCGGGGCAACGGCACCAAGACCGGCAGGGCCCCGAAGCAGTACAGCGACCGCACCCGCGCGGAGCGGCGGCTCGGCTGGATCCTCGCCGGTCCGGCGTTCGTCATCATGCTGCTCGTCACGCTGTACCCGATCCTGCAGGCCATCTACGAGTCGCTGTTCCGCTTCCGGCTGACGGCGCCCGATGAGCGGGCCTTCATCGGCCTCGAGAACTACCTCGTGATCCTGTCGGATCCGGTCTGGTGGTCCGGGCTGTGGACGACGGTCTTCATCACCGTCGTCACCGTCCTCGTGGAGCTCGTCCTCGGGTTCGCCCTCGCGCTCGTGATGCACAAGGCACTGAAGTCGGTCCGGGGGTTGCTGCGCACCGCGATCCTCGTGCCCTACGGCATCATCACCGTGGTCTCCGCGTTCGCCTGGTTCTACGCCTTCGACATCAACTCGGGTTACGTCAACAGCTGGTTCGCCTGGCTGCCGGGCATCGACGAGAACCTCAACTGGTTCGCCCAGGGCGGCACCGCCCTGTTCGTCATCATGGCCTCCGAGATCTGGAAGACCACGCCGTTCATCTCGCTGCTCCTCCTCGCCGGCCTCGCGCAGGTACCGGACGAGCTCAGCGAGGCGGCGAAGGTCGACGGAGCCACCTGGTGGGAGCAGATGCGCAAGGTCATCATCCCGAACATGAAGGCGGCGATCATGGTCGCCGTCCTCTTCAGGGCGCTGGACGCCTTCCGCATCTTCGACAACGTGTTCATCATGACCAACGGCGCCTACGGCACGGAGGTGCTGTCGCTGCTCGCCTACCGGCAGTCCATCAGCAGGCTGGAGATCGGACTCGGCTCGGCTGTGTCCGTGCTCCTGTTCCTCTGCGTCCTGCTGATCTGCTTCGTGGCGATCAAGCTGTTCAAGGTCGATCTCGCCGGAACGCAGGGAGGAAGATAA
- a CDS encoding carbohydrate ABC transporter permease produces the protein MTNTSTRNKVLWAVATVLVLLYALFPVASILATSFKSPSDLTSGKFLPSSGTATTSNYEQILVGDAQGLFLSALRNSIGISLIATFIAVVLATLCAYAIARLDFPGKKLILTTALAVSIFPVISIVTPLFNLWRSIGLYDTWLGLIIPYLSLTLPISIWTLAAFFRQIPWELEQAAQVDGATTWQAFRKAIVPLALPGVFTTAIIAFFIAWNDFVYGISLTSTEAARPVPAALAFFTGASQFESPTGAISAAAIIVTIPVVLLVLLFQRQIVSGLTSGAVKG, from the coding sequence ATGACGAACACCAGCACCAGGAACAAGGTCCTCTGGGCGGTCGCCACGGTCCTCGTCCTCCTCTACGCGCTCTTCCCGGTGGCCTCGATCCTGGCGACGTCCTTCAAGTCCCCGAGTGACCTGACGAGCGGGAAGTTCCTCCCCTCGTCGGGCACGGCGACGACGAGCAACTACGAGCAGATCCTCGTCGGCGACGCCCAGGGGCTGTTCCTCTCGGCCCTGCGCAACTCCATCGGCATCTCGCTCATCGCGACGTTCATCGCCGTGGTGCTGGCGACGCTGTGCGCCTACGCGATCGCCCGCCTGGACTTCCCCGGCAAGAAGCTCATCCTGACGACGGCGCTGGCCGTCTCGATCTTCCCCGTCATCTCGATCGTGACGCCGCTGTTCAACCTGTGGCGCAGCATCGGCCTCTACGACACGTGGCTCGGCCTGATCATTCCCTACCTCTCGCTCACGCTCCCCATCTCCATCTGGACCCTCGCCGCGTTCTTCCGGCAGATCCCCTGGGAACTGGAGCAGGCGGCCCAGGTCGACGGCGCCACGACGTGGCAGGCGTTCCGCAAGGCCATCGTCCCGCTCGCCCTGCCGGGGGTGTTCACGACGGCGATCATCGCGTTCTTCATCGCATGGAACGACTTCGTGTACGGCATCTCGCTGACGTCCACCGAAGCGGCGCGGCCCGTCCCCGCCGCCCTCGCGTTCTTCACCGGGGCCTCGCAGTTCGAGTCACCGACCGGAGCCATCTCGGCGGCCGCGATCATCGTCACGATCCCGGTGGTCCTCCTCGTCCTCCTCTTCCAACGCCAGATCGTCTCCGGCCTGACCTCGGGCGCCGTCAAGGGCTGA
- a CDS encoding helicase HerA-like domain-containing protein, translating to MVEHDGAAQVADITAGYVFEGPTLHLGAALVGGTVHADAQVRLPLAMMNRHGLIAGATGTGKTVTLQVLAEQLSAQGVPVFLSDIKGDLTGLATPGTASDRLAKRTASVGQDWAPAGFPVEFLTLGTGNGVPVRATISSFGPLLLSRVLDLNETQESSLQLVFHYADRNGLELYDLADLRAVIVFLTSDEGRDALTSLGGLSSATAGVILRGLVTLEAQGMDAFFGEPEFDTADLLRTAPDGRGIITALELVSVQQKPRLFSTFLMWLLADLFAELPEVGDTDKPRLVFFLDEAHLLFTGSSKAFRESIQATVRLIRSKGVGIFFITQTPKDVPGEVLGQLANRIQHALRAFTPDDAKALRATVSTFPMSDYDLEEVLTSAGIGEAVVTVMNERGAPTPVAWTRLRSPESVMGRGPEGTVSTAVAASPLLPRYSQAVDRHSAYEKLTGRSGGVPGRAPVPPPDPPARDAGPTGPTRDAREVRDEEARRIEEEILGLPPRREPGHAEPRPSQDGRRRDAARTGTSWRISP from the coding sequence ATGGTCGAACACGACGGCGCCGCCCAGGTCGCCGACATCACCGCCGGATACGTCTTCGAAGGACCGACCCTGCACCTCGGGGCGGCCCTGGTGGGCGGCACGGTGCACGCCGACGCGCAGGTACGCCTGCCGCTCGCCATGATGAACCGGCACGGCCTGATCGCGGGCGCCACGGGCACCGGCAAGACCGTGACCCTGCAGGTCCTGGCGGAGCAGCTCTCCGCGCAGGGCGTCCCCGTGTTCCTGTCCGACATCAAGGGCGACCTCACCGGGCTCGCCACGCCGGGAACGGCGTCGGACCGGCTGGCGAAGCGCACGGCGAGCGTGGGACAGGACTGGGCGCCCGCCGGCTTCCCCGTCGAGTTCCTCACCCTCGGCACCGGGAACGGCGTCCCCGTCCGCGCCACCATCTCCTCCTTCGGCCCCCTGCTCCTCAGCAGGGTGCTCGACCTCAACGAGACGCAGGAATCGAGCCTTCAGCTCGTCTTCCACTACGCGGACCGGAACGGCCTGGAGCTGTACGACCTCGCCGACCTCCGCGCCGTCATCGTCTTCCTCACCTCCGACGAGGGCCGGGACGCCCTGACGTCCCTCGGCGGGCTGTCGAGCGCCACGGCCGGGGTCATCCTGCGCGGACTCGTGACGCTCGAGGCCCAGGGCATGGACGCGTTCTTCGGCGAACCGGAGTTCGACACGGCGGACCTCCTCCGGACCGCGCCGGACGGCCGCGGGATCATCACCGCGCTGGAACTCGTCAGCGTGCAGCAGAAACCGCGGCTGTTCTCCACGTTCCTGATGTGGCTGCTGGCCGACCTGTTCGCCGAACTGCCCGAGGTCGGCGACACGGACAAGCCCCGCCTGGTGTTCTTCCTCGACGAGGCGCACCTGCTCTTCACCGGGTCCTCGAAGGCCTTCCGCGAGTCCATCCAGGCCACCGTGCGGCTGATCCGGTCCAAGGGCGTGGGCATCTTCTTCATCACGCAGACACCGAAGGACGTGCCCGGGGAGGTCCTCGGGCAGCTCGCCAACCGCATCCAGCACGCGCTGCGGGCCTTCACCCCCGACGACGCCAAGGCCCTCCGCGCCACGGTCTCGACCTTCCCCATGAGCGACTACGACCTCGAGGAGGTCCTGACCTCCGCCGGTATCGGCGAGGCCGTGGTCACCGTGATGAACGAGCGCGGTGCGCCCACGCCGGTCGCGTGGACCCGGCTCCGCTCCCCCGAATCCGTGATGGGCCGCGGACCCGAGGGGACGGTGTCCACCGCCGTCGCCGCCTCCCCCCTCCTCCCCCGGTACAGCCAGGCCGTCGACAGGCATTCCGCGTACGAGAAGCTGACCGGACGGTCCGGCGGCGTCCCGGGCCGCGCACCGGTCCCCCCTCCCGATCCCCCCGCGCGCGACGCCGGACCCACCGGACCCACGCGCGATGCACGCGAGGTGCGCGACGAGGAGGCACGCCGCATCGAGGAGGAGATCCTCGGCCTGCCTCCGCGCAGGGAACCCGGGCACGCGGAGCCCCGCCCGTCCCAGGACGGACGACGGCGGGACGCGGCCCGGACCGGGACGAGCTGGCGGATCTCGCCCTGA
- a CDS encoding SDR family oxidoreductase, whose protein sequence is MTTDSGPAAPAQRTALVVGATGIAGSALVERLTAEGWQVLALSRRPGAGHDGVRWLSADLTSADAVAAALAPERPTHVFFTAWSRQDTEEANIEVNAGMLRDLLLALRGKDVAHVALMTGLKHYLGPFEAYAAGQMADTPFHEEEPRLPVRNFYYAQEDELFAAAAEQGFTWSVHRAHTVIGHAVGNAMNMGLTLATQATLCREAGEPFVFPGSETQWNGLTDMTDAGLLAEHMLWASTAPAAADQAFNIVNGDVFRWRWLWPQLAAYFGVEWEGYSGAPRPLEQAMAGRDAQWAGIAERHGLAEPRLDRMASWWHTDGDLGRDIEVVTDMGRSRVAGFTGYRRTPDAFTALFDRYRAERLIP, encoded by the coding sequence ATGACCACCGACAGCGGACCCGCAGCACCGGCACAGCGCACGGCCCTCGTGGTGGGAGCCACGGGCATCGCCGGATCGGCGCTCGTGGAGCGGCTCACCGCGGAGGGCTGGCAGGTCCTGGCGCTCTCCCGCAGGCCCGGTGCCGGGCACGACGGCGTCCGCTGGCTGTCCGCGGACCTCACCTCCGCCGACGCCGTGGCAGCCGCCCTCGCCCCGGAGCGGCCCACGCACGTGTTCTTCACCGCCTGGTCGCGGCAGGACACCGAGGAGGCGAACATCGAGGTCAACGCGGGCATGCTGCGGGACCTGCTGCTCGCCCTCCGCGGCAAGGACGTGGCGCACGTGGCCCTCATGACCGGGCTGAAGCACTACCTCGGGCCCTTCGAGGCCTATGCCGCAGGGCAGATGGCCGATACACCGTTCCACGAGGAGGAGCCGCGCCTGCCGGTCCGGAACTTCTACTACGCGCAGGAGGACGAGCTGTTCGCCGCGGCAGCGGAGCAGGGCTTCACCTGGTCGGTCCACCGGGCGCACACGGTGATCGGCCATGCGGTCGGCAACGCGATGAACATGGGACTGACGCTCGCCACGCAGGCCACCCTCTGCCGCGAGGCGGGCGAACCGTTCGTGTTCCCCGGGTCGGAGACGCAGTGGAACGGGCTCACCGACATGACCGACGCCGGGCTCCTCGCCGAGCACATGCTGTGGGCCTCGACGGCCCCCGCCGCGGCCGATCAGGCATTCAACATCGTCAACGGCGACGTCTTCCGTTGGCGCTGGCTGTGGCCGCAGCTCGCCGCCTACTTCGGCGTGGAGTGGGAGGGGTACAGCGGCGCGCCGCGTCCGCTCGAGCAGGCCATGGCCGGCCGCGACGCGCAGTGGGCAGGGATCGCGGAGCGTCACGGCCTCGCCGAGCCCCGACTGGACCGGATGGCCTCCTGGTGGCACACCGACGGCGACCTCGGGCGGGACATCGAGGTGGTCACCGACATGGGCAGGAGCCGCGTGGCCGGGTTCACCGGGTACCGGCGGACCCCGGACGCGTTCACCGCGCTGTTCGACCGCTACCGCGCCGAGCGCCTCATCCCGTGA
- a CDS encoding extracellular solute-binding protein produces the protein MPNSRRTRSAVRNRPGGTVLAGLVMGTLVMSGCGPAQADNSLTWYINPDAGGQAAIAQKCSDESGGRYSIETSLLPNDAASQREQLARRLAAGDASLDIMSLDPPFIPELAEPGFLAPVPEDVAEATTENVVEGAIAGATWKDELVTVPFWANTQILWYRKSVAEAAGLDMSGPVTWEQVMEAARTQEKTLGVQGAQAESMTVWLNALIESAGGSIIVDPEATAETVELGLDSDAGIAAAEVISTIGKDGLGGPGLPTQDENASLIGFQGDSGSFMVNWPFVYPATVGAVEAGTLDQAVIDDIGWGIYPRMTEDQEAAPPLGGINLGVGASSDNPELAYEAIQCIVSVENQSEYFVTNGNPPANTEAYEDPRIEESFPMAETIRDSLQVAAPRPQTPFYNEVSTGIQQRWAPPAAVDPDSTPQSSSDFITSVLRGEQLL, from the coding sequence ATGCCCAACAGTCGACGAACACGCTCCGCCGTGAGAAACCGTCCGGGAGGCACCGTCCTGGCGGGCCTGGTCATGGGGACGCTGGTCATGAGCGGCTGCGGACCCGCGCAGGCGGACAACAGCCTCACCTGGTACATCAACCCGGATGCCGGCGGCCAGGCCGCCATCGCGCAGAAGTGCAGCGACGAGTCCGGCGGCCGCTACAGCATCGAGACCTCGCTCCTCCCGAACGACGCCGCCTCGCAGCGCGAGCAGCTCGCACGCCGCCTGGCAGCGGGCGACGCATCGCTCGACATCATGAGCCTCGACCCGCCGTTCATCCCCGAACTCGCCGAACCGGGCTTCCTGGCGCCGGTCCCCGAGGACGTCGCCGAAGCCACCACGGAGAACGTCGTCGAGGGCGCCATCGCCGGTGCCACCTGGAAGGACGAGCTCGTCACGGTCCCGTTCTGGGCCAACACGCAGATCCTCTGGTACCGCAAGTCCGTGGCGGAGGCGGCCGGCCTCGACATGTCCGGCCCCGTCACCTGGGAGCAGGTCATGGAGGCGGCGCGGACCCAGGAGAAGACCCTCGGGGTGCAGGGCGCGCAGGCCGAATCCATGACGGTCTGGCTCAACGCCCTCATCGAGTCGGCCGGCGGCTCGATCATCGTGGACCCCGAGGCGACGGCGGAGACCGTCGAGCTCGGCCTGGACTCCGACGCCGGGATCGCCGCCGCGGAGGTCATCTCCACGATCGGCAAGGACGGGCTCGGCGGCCCGGGGCTTCCCACACAGGACGAGAACGCCTCCCTCATCGGCTTCCAGGGGGACTCCGGATCCTTCATGGTGAACTGGCCGTTCGTCTACCCCGCCACCGTCGGCGCCGTCGAGGCGGGCACCCTCGACCAGGCGGTCATCGACGACATCGGCTGGGGCATCTACCCGAGGATGACCGAGGACCAGGAGGCGGCCCCGCCGCTCGGGGGCATCAACCTCGGCGTGGGAGCCTCGAGCGACAACCCCGAGCTCGCCTACGAGGCGATCCAGTGCATCGTCTCGGTCGAGAACCAGTCGGAGTACTTCGTGACCAACGGCAACCCGCCGGCGAACACGGAGGCCTACGAGGACCCCCGGATCGAGGAGTCCTTCCCCATGGCCGAGACCATCAGGGATTCCCTCCAGGTCGCGGCACCCCGCCCGCAGACCCCGTTCTACAACGAGGTCTCCACCGGCATCCAGCAGCGCTGGGCGCCACCCGCCGCCGTCGACCCGGACAGCACGCCGCAGTCGTCGAGCGACTTCATCACATCGGTCCTCAGAGGGGAGCAACTCCTGTGA
- a CDS encoding protealysin inhibitor emfourin, with protein MRIEITRSGGFGGLTRTWSLEVSRTEAEQRWLPLAEAEAAGAPGDTPGDTPAGTEAGTQAGSSAAAAPRGAGRQRDRFTYRIAIGYTEVHLSESHLGDPWRELIDRARAAAAPDPGKPEELL; from the coding sequence GTGAGGATCGAGATCACCCGGTCGGGCGGCTTCGGCGGACTCACCCGGACGTGGAGCCTCGAGGTCAGCCGGACGGAGGCCGAGCAGCGCTGGCTCCCGCTGGCGGAGGCCGAGGCGGCGGGAGCTCCGGGCGACACTCCGGGCGACACCCCGGCGGGAACCGAGGCCGGGACTCAGGCCGGGAGTTCAGCCGCCGCGGCGCCGCGGGGAGCCGGCCGGCAGCGGGACCGCTTCACCTACCGGATCGCCATCGGCTACACGGAGGTGCACCTCTCGGAGAGCCACCTCGGCGATCCGTGGCGGGAGCTGATCGACCGGGCGAGGGCCGCGGCGGCGCCCGATCCCGGGAAGCCGGAAGAACTGTTGTAA
- the ugpC gene encoding ABC transporter ATP-binding protein, giving the protein MASITLNHLVKKYGDGFPAVNDISIDIADGEFIILVGPSGCGKSTLLRMIVGLEDITDGDLLIDGQRVNDKAPRDRNLAMVFQNYALYPHLTVYENIAFPLRLAKGKHSEDQVDKLVTEAAATLELTDHLQRKPANLSGGQRQRVAMGRAIVRQADAFLFDEPLSNLDAKLRGQMRSEISQMQRRLGVTSVYVTHDQTEAMTLGDRVAVLKKGELQQIASPRELYEQPVNLFVAGFIGSPSMNFLPATLEGTTLRTALGDIGIPEDKARKAAGKRVVLVGVRPEFFEDAKLVEDSKRPHGSTFMATLTHTEWLGNEQYGYINFDPAPEMRELLNSLARDMDADELRPQVVVTLDAASRIRGGREAEIWLDTRKLHLFDAETGENLTRDAEAGAALTAEAAEDRAEEIATAQQADRDGSAFGNGTSGNGTSGNGTAAAGNTSVDAGARSGGSSAAGGRHAAG; this is encoded by the coding sequence ATGGCTTCAATCACCCTCAACCACCTGGTCAAGAAGTACGGCGACGGCTTCCCCGCCGTCAACGACATCAGCATCGACATCGCGGACGGGGAGTTCATCATCCTCGTGGGCCCGTCGGGCTGCGGGAAGTCCACGCTGCTGCGCATGATCGTGGGCCTCGAGGACATCACGGACGGCGACCTGCTCATCGACGGCCAGCGCGTGAACGACAAGGCACCCCGGGACCGCAACCTGGCGATGGTGTTCCAGAACTACGCCCTGTACCCGCACCTGACGGTGTACGAGAACATCGCGTTCCCCCTGCGCCTGGCCAAGGGCAAGCACTCGGAGGACCAGGTGGACAAGCTCGTCACCGAGGCGGCGGCCACCCTGGAGCTGACCGACCACCTGCAGCGCAAGCCGGCGAACCTCTCGGGCGGTCAGCGGCAGCGCGTCGCGATGGGCCGGGCCATCGTCCGCCAGGCGGACGCGTTCCTCTTCGACGAGCCGCTGTCCAACCTGGACGCCAAGCTGCGCGGGCAGATGCGCTCCGAGATCTCCCAGATGCAGCGGCGCCTCGGGGTCACCTCCGTCTACGTGACGCACGACCAGACCGAGGCCATGACCCTCGGCGACCGCGTCGCCGTACTGAAGAAGGGCGAGCTGCAGCAGATCGCCTCCCCGCGGGAACTGTACGAGCAGCCCGTGAACCTCTTCGTGGCGGGCTTCATCGGCTCGCCGTCGATGAACTTCCTGCCCGCGACCCTCGAGGGCACCACCCTGAGAACCGCGCTCGGCGACATCGGCATCCCGGAGGACAAGGCCCGCAAGGCGGCCGGCAAGCGCGTGGTCCTCGTGGGTGTGCGCCCCGAGTTCTTCGAGGACGCCAAGCTCGTGGAGGACAGCAAGCGCCCCCACGGCTCCACGTTCATGGCGACCCTCACGCACACGGAGTGGCTCGGCAACGAACAGTACGGGTACATCAACTTCGACCCCGCACCCGAGATGCGCGAGCTCCTCAACAGTCTGGCCCGGGACATGGACGCCGACGAACTCCGTCCGCAGGTGGTGGTCACCCTCGACGCCGCGAGCCGTATCCGTGGCGGGCGGGAGGCCGAGATCTGGCTGGACACGCGGAAGCTCCACCTGTTCGACGCCGAGACCGGGGAGAACCTGACGCGTGATGCCGAGGCGGGCGCCGCGCTGACGGCCGAGGCCGCCGAGGACCGCGCGGAGGAGATCGCCACCGCCCAACAGGCGGACCGGGACGGGAGCGCCTTCGGCAACGGCACATCGGGCAACGGCACATCGGGCAACGGGACCGCGGCCGCAGGGAATACCTCGGTCGATGCCGGTGCCCGTTCGGGCGGCTCGTCGGCGGCCGGGGGCAGGCACGCGGCAGGCTGA
- the panD gene encoding aspartate 1-decarboxylase has translation MNRTMFASKIHRATVTHADLHYVGSVTVDLDLLDAADILPGELVSIVDITNGARLETYTIAGERGSGVIGINGAAAHLVHRGDLVILIAYAQMTTEEARAFVPTVVHVDADNRIVELGSDPAEAVTAGVERPPFALDHSAVF, from the coding sequence ATGAATCGCACAATGTTCGCGTCGAAGATCCACCGCGCCACCGTCACCCACGCCGACCTCCACTACGTCGGCTCCGTCACCGTGGACCTCGACCTGCTCGACGCCGCGGACATCCTGCCCGGGGAGCTCGTCTCGATCGTCGACATCACCAACGGGGCCCGGCTCGAGACCTACACCATCGCCGGTGAGCGTGGATCCGGTGTCATCGGCATCAACGGGGCGGCCGCGCACCTCGTGCACCGCGGAGACCTCGTCATCCTCATCGCCTACGCGCAGATGACCACCGAGGAAGCCCGTGCGTTCGTCCCCACCGTGGTGCACGTCGACGCCGACAACCGGATCGTGGAGCTCGGCTCCGATCCCGCGGAGGCCGTGACCGCAGGCGTCGAGCGCCCTCCGTTCGCCCTGGATCATTCCGCCGTCTTCTGA